A DNA window from Gorilla gorilla gorilla isolate KB3781 chromosome 6, NHGRI_mGorGor1-v2.1_pri, whole genome shotgun sequence contains the following coding sequences:
- the TMEM120A gene encoding transmembrane protein 120A isoform X12 — translation MPGLLLCEPTELYNILNQATKLSRLTDPNYLCLLDVRSKWEYDESHVITALQVKKKNNEYLLPESVDLECVKYCVVYDNNSSTLEILLKDDDDDSDSDGDGKDLVPQAAIEYGRILTRLTHHPVYILKGGYECFSGTYHFLRTQKIIWMPQELDAFQPYPIEIVPGKVFIGNFSQACDPKIQKDLKIKAHVNVSMDTGPFFAGDADKLLHIRIEDSPEAQILPFLRHMCHFIEIHLHLGSVILIFSTQGISRSCAAIIAYLMHSNEQTLQRSWAYVKKCKNNMCPNRGLVSQLLEWEKTILGDSITNIMDPLY, via the exons ATGCCTGGTTTGCTTTTATGTGAACCGACAGAGCTTTACAACATCCTGAATCAGGCCACAAAACTCTCCAGATTAACAGACCCCAACTATCTCTGTCTATTGG ATGTCCGTTCCAAGTGGGAGTATGACGAAAGCCATGTGATCACTGCCCTTCAAGTGAAGAAG aaaaataatgaatatctTCTCCCGGAGTCTGTGGACCTGGAGTGTGTGAAGTACTGCGTGGTGTATGATAACAACAGCAGCACCCTGGAGATACTCttaaaagatgatgatgatgattcagACTCTGATGGTGATGGCAAAG ATCTTGTGCCTCAAGCAGCCATTGAGTATGGCAGGATCCTGACCCGCCTCACCCACCACCCCGTCTACATCCTGAAAGGGGGCTATGAGTGCTTCTCAGGCACATACCACTTTCTCCGGACCCAGAAGATCATCTGGATGCCTCAG GAACTGGATGCATTTCAGCCATACCCCATTGAAATCGTGCCAGGGAAGGTCTTCATAGGCAATTTCAGTCAAGCCTGTGACCCCAAGATTCAGAAGGACTTGAAAATCAAAGCCCATGTCAACGTCTCCATGGATACAGGGCCCTT TTTTGCAGGCGATGCTGACAAGCTTCTGCACATCCGGATAGAAGATTCCCCGGAAGCCCAGATTCTTCCCTTCTTACGCCACATGTGTCACTTCATTG AAATTCACCTTCACCTTGGCTCTGTCATTCTGATCTTTTCCACCCAAGGTATCAGCCGCAGTTGTGCCGCCATCATAGCCTACCTCATGCATAGTAACGAGCAGACCTTGCAG AGGTCCTGGGCCTATGTCAAGAAGTGCAAAAACAACATGTGTCCAAATCGGGGATTGGTGAGTCAGCTGCTGGAATGGGAGAAGACTATCCTTGGAGATTCCATCACAAACATCATGGATCCGCTCTACTGA
- the TMEM120A gene encoding transmembrane protein 120A isoform X15, whose protein sequence is MPGLLLCEPTELYNILNQATKLSRLTDPNYLCLLDVRSKWEYDESHVITALQVKKELDAFQPYPIEIVPGKVFIGNFSQACDPKIQKDLKIKAHVNVSMDTGPFFAGDADKLLHIRIEDSPEAQILPFLRHMCHFIEIHLHLGSVILIFSTQGISRSCAAIIAYLMHSNEQTLQRSWAYVKKCKNNMCPNRGLVSQLLEWEKTILGDSITNIMDPLY, encoded by the exons ATGCCTGGTTTGCTTTTATGTGAACCGACAGAGCTTTACAACATCCTGAATCAGGCCACAAAACTCTCCAGATTAACAGACCCCAACTATCTCTGTCTATTGG ATGTCCGTTCCAAGTGGGAGTATGACGAAAGCCATGTGATCACTGCCCTTCAAGTGAAGAAG GAACTGGATGCATTTCAGCCATACCCCATTGAAATCGTGCCAGGGAAGGTCTTCATAGGCAATTTCAGTCAAGCCTGTGACCCCAAGATTCAGAAGGACTTGAAAATCAAAGCCCATGTCAACGTCTCCATGGATACAGGGCCCTT TTTTGCAGGCGATGCTGACAAGCTTCTGCACATCCGGATAGAAGATTCCCCGGAAGCCCAGATTCTTCCCTTCTTACGCCACATGTGTCACTTCATTG AAATTCACCTTCACCTTGGCTCTGTCATTCTGATCTTTTCCACCCAAGGTATCAGCCGCAGTTGTGCCGCCATCATAGCCTACCTCATGCATAGTAACGAGCAGACCTTGCAG AGGTCCTGGGCCTATGTCAAGAAGTGCAAAAACAACATGTGTCCAAATCGGGGATTGGTGAGTCAGCTGCTGGAATGGGAGAAGACTATCCTTGGAGATTCCATCACAAACATCATGGATCCGCTCTACTGA
- the TMEM120A gene encoding transmembrane protein 120A isoform X14, which yields MPGLLLCEPTELYNILNQATKLSRLTDPNYLCLLDVRSKWEYDESHVITALQVKKGLNYFTFPPTVYLVPQAAIEYGRILTRLTHHPVYILKGGYECFSGTYHFLRTQKIIWMPQELDAFQPYPIEIVPGKVFIGNFSQACDPKIQKDLKIKAHVNVSMDTGPFFAGDADKLLHIRIEDSPEAQILPFLRHMCHFIEIHLHLGSVILIFSTQGISRSCAAIIAYLMHSNEQTLQRSWAYVKKCKNNMCPNRGLVSQLLEWEKTILGDSITNIMDPLY from the exons ATGCCTGGTTTGCTTTTATGTGAACCGACAGAGCTTTACAACATCCTGAATCAGGCCACAAAACTCTCCAGATTAACAGACCCCAACTATCTCTGTCTATTGG ATGTCCGTTCCAAGTGGGAGTATGACGAAAGCCATGTGATCACTGCCCTTCAAGTGAAGAAG gggctgaactactttacattcccaccaacagtat ATCTTGTGCCTCAAGCAGCCATTGAGTATGGCAGGATCCTGACCCGCCTCACCCACCACCCCGTCTACATCCTGAAAGGGGGCTATGAGTGCTTCTCAGGCACATACCACTTTCTCCGGACCCAGAAGATCATCTGGATGCCTCAG GAACTGGATGCATTTCAGCCATACCCCATTGAAATCGTGCCAGGGAAGGTCTTCATAGGCAATTTCAGTCAAGCCTGTGACCCCAAGATTCAGAAGGACTTGAAAATCAAAGCCCATGTCAACGTCTCCATGGATACAGGGCCCTT TTTTGCAGGCGATGCTGACAAGCTTCTGCACATCCGGATAGAAGATTCCCCGGAAGCCCAGATTCTTCCCTTCTTACGCCACATGTGTCACTTCATTG AAATTCACCTTCACCTTGGCTCTGTCATTCTGATCTTTTCCACCCAAGGTATCAGCCGCAGTTGTGCCGCCATCATAGCCTACCTCATGCATAGTAACGAGCAGACCTTGCAG AGGTCCTGGGCCTATGTCAAGAAGTGCAAAAACAACATGTGTCCAAATCGGGGATTGGTGAGTCAGCTGCTGGAATGGGAGAAGACTATCCTTGGAGATTCCATCACAAACATCATGGATCCGCTCTACTGA
- the TMEM120A gene encoding transmembrane protein 120A isoform X16 codes for MMMMIQTLMVMAKELDAFQPYPIEIVPGKVFIGNFSQACDPKIQKDLKIKAHVNVSMDTGPFFAGDADKLLHIRIEDSPEAQILPFLRHMCHFIEIHLHLGSVILIFSTQGISRSCAAIIAYLMHSNEQTLQRSWAYVKKCKNNMCPNRGLVSQLLEWEKTILGDSITNIMDPLY; via the exons atgatgatgatgattcagACTCTGATGGTGATGGCAAAG GAACTGGATGCATTTCAGCCATACCCCATTGAAATCGTGCCAGGGAAGGTCTTCATAGGCAATTTCAGTCAAGCCTGTGACCCCAAGATTCAGAAGGACTTGAAAATCAAAGCCCATGTCAACGTCTCCATGGATACAGGGCCCTT TTTTGCAGGCGATGCTGACAAGCTTCTGCACATCCGGATAGAAGATTCCCCGGAAGCCCAGATTCTTCCCTTCTTACGCCACATGTGTCACTTCATTG AAATTCACCTTCACCTTGGCTCTGTCATTCTGATCTTTTCCACCCAAGGTATCAGCCGCAGTTGTGCCGCCATCATAGCCTACCTCATGCATAGTAACGAGCAGACCTTGCAG AGGTCCTGGGCCTATGTCAAGAAGTGCAAAAACAACATGTGTCCAAATCGGGGATTGGTGAGTCAGCTGCTGGAATGGGAGAAGACTATCCTTGGAGATTCCATCACAAACATCATGGATCCGCTCTACTGA